In Bacteroidales bacterium, a genomic segment contains:
- a CDS encoding dienelactone hydrolase family protein, producing the protein MQRQQKHKSLRSKAIQVLSFTCILFLSLAFSSSDAIRVKTITFTAADGLEITADEYIVESTKPYILLFHEQGSSRGEFNNIARRFCKLEYNCLAVDLRNGGYNNFVSNQTARQLREEGLHAGIHEVEQDVEAAIQYIREKSTFPVILFGSGANGSVSLQVAVSNANVRAVVAMSPGEYFLPGIKIQDTITQLEKPVFITSSKAEFPYVSELASGIHEDYLTLFEPMLGEGDRGTRSLTEEYEQNTEYWIALILFFKDLM; encoded by the coding sequence TTGCAGAGACAGCAAAAACATAAAAGTCTCCGGAGCAAAGCAATTCAGGTTTTATCTTTTACTTGCATTCTGTTTTTATCCCTTGCTTTCAGCTCCTCCGATGCTATCCGTGTAAAGACAATTACCTTCACTGCTGCTGATGGCCTTGAGATCACAGCAGACGAGTATATTGTCGAATCCACAAAGCCCTATATACTGTTATTTCATGAGCAGGGTTCCAGCAGAGGAGAATTTAATAACATTGCCCGCAGATTTTGTAAACTGGAATACAACTGCCTCGCGGTCGACCTTAGAAATGGGGGATACAACAATTTTGTCTCTAACCAGACAGCCAGGCAGCTAAGGGAAGAAGGTCTTCATGCAGGCATCCATGAAGTTGAGCAGGATGTGGAGGCTGCCATCCAGTACATTCGTGAAAAATCCACTTTTCCTGTTATTCTTTTCGGAAGCGGAGCCAACGGATCGGTAAGTCTTCAAGTAGCCGTTTCAAATGCTAATGTCAGAGCCGTGGTGGCTATGAGCCCCGGAGAATACTTCCTTCCAGGGATCAAAATTCAGGATACCATTACACAACTTGAAAAACCTGTATTTATCACTTCCAGTAAAGCAGAATTTCCCTATGTTTCGGAACTGGCTTCGGGCATTCATGAGGACTACCTTACCCTGTTTGAGCCCATGCTCGGTGAAGGAGATCGAGGGACACGTTCTCTCACGGAGGAATATGAGCAAAACACCGAGTACTGGATCGCCCTGATTCTTTTCTTCAAGGACCTTATGTAA
- the atpD gene encoding F0F1 ATP synthase subunit beta, which translates to MAKMIGKIIQVIGPVIDVSLEETGEELPPIYEALEIERESGQKLIIEVQQHIGEHTVRTIAMDSTDGLQRGMKVLATGEAIKMPKGEDVKGRLLNVVGEAIDGIGAVDSSQGYQVHRHPPKYDELSTETEVLLTGIKVIDLLEPYSKGGKIGLFGGAGVGKTVIIMELINNIVKKYQGTSVFAGVGERTREGNDLLREMIESGVIKYGKEFVKSMEEGSWDLSKIDREELDTSQATLVFGQMNEPPGARATVALSGLTVAESFRDGDEESGGKDILFLVDNIFRFTQAGSEVSALLGRMPSAVGYQPTLATEMGFMQERITSTKRGSITSIQAIYVPADDLTDPAPATTFAHLDAQTVLSRKIASLGIYPAVDPLDSTSRILKADIVGEEHYNTAQRIKELLQRYNELQDIIAILGMDELSEEDKQVVHRARRVARFLSQPFHVAEQFTGIPGVFVNIEDSIKGFNMIMDGEVDEYPEAAFNLVGTIEEAIEKGKKLLAETKA; encoded by the coding sequence ATGGCAAAAATGATTGGAAAAATCATACAGGTGATCGGGCCTGTGATCGATGTAAGTTTAGAAGAAACCGGCGAAGAACTTCCCCCAATATATGAAGCCCTTGAAATTGAACGTGAAAGTGGCCAGAAATTAATTATCGAAGTTCAGCAGCACATCGGTGAGCATACAGTCAGGACTATTGCCATGGACTCCACGGATGGCCTTCAGCGCGGAATGAAAGTACTTGCTACAGGTGAAGCCATCAAAATGCCAAAAGGCGAAGATGTAAAAGGACGTTTGCTTAATGTTGTGGGTGAGGCGATCGATGGAATTGGGGCGGTAGATTCCAGTCAGGGATACCAGGTTCACAGACATCCCCCCAAATATGATGAGCTTTCTACCGAAACGGAAGTGCTTTTAACAGGAATAAAAGTGATCGACCTGCTGGAACCCTACTCAAAAGGCGGAAAGATTGGATTGTTTGGTGGTGCCGGTGTAGGCAAGACGGTGATAATCATGGAGCTGATTAACAACATTGTTAAGAAATACCAGGGTACCTCTGTTTTTGCCGGCGTAGGTGAAAGAACCAGGGAAGGAAATGACCTGCTCCGCGAAATGATCGAATCAGGAGTAATTAAGTATGGCAAAGAATTTGTAAAAAGTATGGAAGAGGGTTCCTGGGATCTGAGTAAGATTGATCGTGAAGAGCTGGATACATCCCAGGCCACACTGGTATTTGGCCAGATGAACGAACCCCCCGGAGCACGTGCTACTGTAGCGCTTTCGGGTTTGACCGTGGCTGAATCTTTCCGCGATGGAGACGAGGAGAGCGGGGGTAAGGACATCCTTTTCCTGGTAGATAATATTTTCCGTTTTACCCAGGCCGGGTCCGAGGTATCGGCCCTGCTCGGACGTATGCCTTCGGCAGTAGGATATCAGCCCACCCTGGCCACAGAGATGGGATTTATGCAGGAACGAATTACTTCAACCAAGCGGGGTTCCATTACATCGATCCAGGCCATCTACGTACCTGCTGACGACCTGACCGACCCGGCACCTGCCACTACTTTTGCCCACCTGGATGCACAGACCGTATTGAGCCGGAAAATCGCATCGCTGGGTATATATCCCGCTGTGGACCCCCTGGATTCAACCTCCAGGATCCTGAAAGCAGATATTGTGGGAGAAGAACACTACAATACGGCACAGCGGATCAAGGAGCTGCTGCAACGATACAACGAACTTCAGGATATCATTGCTATCCTGGGGATGGACGAACTCTCGGAAGAGGACAAACAGGTGGTTCACAGGGCCAGGCGCGTTGCCAGATTCCTGTCACAGCCTTTTCATGTGGCTGAGCAATTCACCGGCATACCCGGAGTATTTGTAAATATCGAAGACTCCATCAAAGGATTTAATATGATCATGGATGGTGAAGTAGATGAATATCCGGAAGCTGCCTTCAACCTGGTGGGAACCATTGAAGAGGCCATTGAAAAAGGCAAGAAGTTGCTGGCCGAAACCAAAGCATAA
- the atpC gene encoding ATP synthase F1 subunit epsilon — protein sequence MILEIIAPDKDLYSGEVDLVQVPGSKGSFEILRNHAPIISTLEQGKIKIVDIKGRTTFFEVAGGVIEAKNNKIIVLAETAKT from the coding sequence ATGATACTTGAGATTATAGCGCCGGATAAAGATTTATACTCGGGAGAAGTGGACCTGGTCCAGGTACCTGGTTCCAAGGGTTCCTTTGAAATTCTCAGGAATCATGCTCCCATTATCTCTACCCTTGAACAAGGAAAGATTAAAATCGTTGATATAAAGGGGCGTACCACTTTTTTTGAAGTGGCTGGTGGCGTAATTGAAGCAAAAAACAATAAAATCATAGTTCTTGCAGAGACAGCAAAAACATAA